The stretch of DNA ACTCACAGCGACTCGGTGTCATGGCAGCGCGTGGAAAACGCGTCTCAGTTGTTCGGACAACGACTGAACCGAGTCTTCGCGTCAGTCCGTCCATGTTTTGTTGCTTCTAAAACGCACCGATCTTTCTTGTCATGACAGATAAAGATTAGTTAGCATGCTAGTGGGCTAAGCAGCCGTCCTCAGCAGCACACAGAGACCACGCCTGCCAGTGGCAGGTAAGAaatctccctcctcctcatcattctgtgtgtgtgtttatacttttAAACCACCTTTACTGTTGGTCAGTTCGCGTTGAACGTCCTTAGTGTTGCATAATAACTGCCAGTAGAGTTCGTAGCAGGTGTTTTCTGGAGACTAATTCCCTGTGACAGTCTAATAGGATTGAAAACCCTCTTCTTCCTGTTGCTTGTTTGAGGAGCAGGTATAGTCGGAGCTCAGCTGAGGAGTGTGTCtgagaaaataatatttgtttcacTTCAATTCAATCGTTATTGCAGACTCTCAAGAGGTCTgaagaataaaattaaataaataacctaCTGAAGTACAACCATCAACATCTATGCTATATGAATTCCAAATATCAATAGATTACATTTAGAATACTGCATTCATAACCTTGCAAAGAAATCAAAATTCATATTGGGCTTCTTGTAGGCTCAAAAAGTTTGTCTGAAAGGCTTtagaaagtgtttttattttggtgatactACAAGTTTACTGTTGTTAACCTTGTTGCAATTTTAAGTGAATTTAACTTAACTATTCTGAATTTGCAGGGATGCAACAAGACTTTTGCCAGTGCGCCTCATCATCTCTCACAACAGagaatgacatgttttttctgcttgcagcacatgaagaaaaataaaagacctGTCATAGATTAATACCTTTGccttgtttgtgtccatgtgtcagtgTGGTAGCAGGTTATTAGGCAGACATGGGGAAACTACAGAGCAAGTTTCGCAAGAGGTCCAACCTCTACAGGTGACTCATGTTTATTACTACAACACTGTCTCCTTGTTCGAACTACATGTGGAATACAACAGTTTAAACAAcacgtgtgtatgtttttaatacTTTATAGCTGTAACTGGCTGGAACAGTATTTtatcaaatgtttaaaaaacacatgtcTTTGATGTTATCAGAAATGAGTTGTGcatttgtttcagctgtgtATCATTTCTTAGTATTGGTGTTTTCTGTGCAGGGCGTCTCAGGGGGAGAAGGCAGATAATACTGTCGACAGTCAGGTGGTTCAGTATGAACCGGCCCATCAGGGATCCATCAACACGGTCACACATCTCAGCCCAGATCTGTGTGTTTCTGGGGGCAGTGATCAGGTAAATGCACATGAGTGGTACTTTATTCCAAAACTGTTGGATTTTTATCATAgtattgggaaaaaaaattgtgaataaTTTAACTTTGAATTGAATAGAGGATGGACGTTATGTGTAAAaccctaatatatatatatatatatgtatatatatatatatatatatatatacatatatatatatatatatcatttgtttgtgcacatgtttgagtttaTATGTTTGAGTTTATAAACTccatatatgtatttttaccCCTGTAGGCTGTGGTGGTGTATGACTGGAAACAAGGCCGACTATGTCAGTCCTTCCAGGGTCACAACCGAGAGGTTACCAAGGTAACGTCACTACGGTGTGTGCGCACGCACAAACTGATAAAGTTGTGATGCTCTTCAGAACtgtcacaccacacacacatgtgcgtcCTCGGGCCTTGTCCTCCTCTAATTCTGCGTCCATCCTCCAGGTGGTGTGTTATTTAGGCAGCACATGGATCTTTAGTGCCTCTCGGGATAAGACTGTTCTAATGTGGGACCTACACCAGGGCGATGAACCTATCCAGGAGTTCTGTGGGCATGAGTTGGTGGTCAATGGAGTAGCTATCAGCCCtggtaaaaaacacacacagacacacatcgtAGGCATAATgccccttatcctaaccttagCCATCACAACTATAAATGCCTCAACCTAACCTTTTAGGCTTAGGAGTGTTTCAGTTGAGGACATGATTGAACGATGTTCTGCACGCCGACATCTGCTCTGAACATATGgcactgtttgtgttgtgagttGTAGATGGGAGAAAGCTGTGCACCGGCTCCCGTGACAATTGGATGTGCCTGTGGGACATAGAATCCGCAAAATGTGAACAGAGACACAATATCTCGAGAAACCTGgtgagcacaaaaaaaaacatctttgtatTAAATGTTGTTTCAATCATTGTGGATTACTTTAGGTCTGTGCCTGAGCATATACCGTATACCGTATATCAAAAAGTCATGCTACCTGACTTTTACTTTGTGTGGTCAGGGCCTGCAGGCTTTAAACTTTCCTCTGTTCTCTGTCCAGGTGACTCATGTGTGTTGGGTTCCAGACAGCCCCTCTGTAGTCCAAACGTCTGAGGATAAGACCATAAGGTAGAAAGATTTGCTACTGCAATGACCAAGCTGCAGTGTGGCaggaaaataattgaatttcAGTAGAAATATGCCAATTGTATGTGTACAGAATGCAGTTTGTAGGCtgtgagtgtctgtggtttgttgTGGGTTTAAGCAGACAtgagccccttttccaccaaccTTTCCTAGGAAATTTTATTACTAGAAAAAGATTTCACGGTaatctccatccatccactccATATTATGACCAAACGCAAAATGAACAAGTTCCTCTATCTTTGCCTTCTTTTAAAGGTCTTGTTTAAAGGTGGGTTTCTCATGCAAAATGTGTTCCACCAATCAGTGTTCTTCAGCACACAACCCCGCCCCTCTAGagttcctggtaatctgaaaagtCCCTAATCACGAGTAGGTACTTCTTGGTGGAAACACGTTCATttgtaaatgagaaaagttcctgcAGTGGAAAAGGGGCCGTGGAGAACAATGCGGCATCCTGCCAAATTGGCGTTGTTTGGTTCAGAGagttgcatgatgggattgcGTATCAGCTACTGGAGCCCTATAGGCTCAGATACATAACATTGCTGTTCTGTTATAGTCCGCCAGAATGCGTAACACTGTATTCtcgtatatatacacgtgtttGTTTCTATGGTACAGACTCGGTCTTGTATGTGTGCAGGGTGTGGGACAGCCGTGCATGGCAGGTGACCAATACGTTTCCAGCCAAGCAGTATATCCAGACCCACTGTGATGTCTCCCCAAATGGAAACTACTTGGTGTCCAGCAGCAACGGTTTTGGAGGGCAGGGCTGTGAAGCCACGGTGAGGCCACAGGAGGGGTTTGTGTAGATCTGCAGATCAGATGTTGCTGATACTTCCAGTAGGTGGCCTGTTTCCTGGGTTTGACCGAGCAGGCGCTGGACAATCACTAACTGGAATTAACAACTCTGTGTATTTTGTGGCATAAAGGCCAGGTTTTACTCAGACAGTAactgttgttttcattcttaAATAGTGAAAGTAACTAGATATTTCCTATGTGCAGATGGTTTTAGAACATTACTCCAGCTTTGCCCCGACATAGAGCAGTTTCCCATCCAATTTGTGAAAGCAAGAGGCAAATATGGAGTATACTTGGAGAACCTGTGTGTTTAGAATGACAAACATTCATACTTCCACTTGATTTGTTTGTTCAGATTCAGGACTAGAATAGACTAgaaaaaacctgtgtgtgttcttgtatgggtatctttgtgaggagcAAAAGACGCATAAATCATAGGGAGTGAGGATAATCGGGATGGTCCTTGCACTCTGTAGCCCCTGGAAAGGGCTTTTTAGGGTTTAATACtttgttttagggttagagttagtgTTAAGTTTATATTAGCCAGGTTAGAGTTGAAGGTTAGGCATTTAATTATgatgtttaaggttagggtaagtggctacagaatgcattatgtctatgactGTTCTCACTATGAATACTGTGTGCTTTCTTTAACATTATGTTTTATGTGTTGATGGAGACATGTCCAGCCCCTTTCTATTTACaagtagttttgttttttcttgtaattCTCCCATCCAATAAAAGTTGATGTTGTTTTGTAGCCACTGGTCTCGTGTGCAGATatttagaataaataaataaataaatactgacaAGATTGGTTTGTTCTCAGTGgagttgtctg from Solea solea chromosome 8, fSolSol10.1, whole genome shotgun sequence encodes:
- the wdr31 gene encoding WD repeat-containing protein 31, whose amino-acid sequence is MGKLQSKFRKRSNLYRASQGEKADNTVDSQVVQYEPAHQGSINTVTHLSPDLCVSGGSDQAVVVYDWKQGRLCQSFQGHNREVTKVVCYLGSTWIFSASRDKTVLMWDLHQGDEPIQEFCGHELVVNGVAISPDGRKLCTGSRDNWMCLWDIESAKCEQRHNISRNLVTHVCWVPDSPSVVQTSEDKTIRVWDSRAWQVTNTFPAKQYIQTHCDVSPNGNYLVSSSNGFGGQGCEATLWDLRQPGCKVVEYRGHLQTTACCVFLPTPPGGSAQVATSSHDGSIKIWDQNTAACLGTLSLDGAGPLVSLAPSDSTNLLCASFSNGLNHIQVGQGSIQAQGCGAGSGGAGGLDVKVVARF